In the Leptolyngbya sp. 'hensonii' genome, one interval contains:
- a CDS encoding transposase, whose translation MTLYQNKYRIESARHPTWDYFSAGWYFVPFCTHDRQHFFGRIVAGEMQPSPAGEIVNKIWWEIPQRFDPVSLDAFVAMPNHIHGIIVIHEQPCQQQRRRAGLPNITTRCYPTIPWAKSFGGTKVGVPLKFDRPFQNLPGNPIFTIASSGATVKLNRFGNTLRTTRKNGSGTYRL comes from the coding sequence ATGACGCTATATCAGAACAAATATCGCATCGAATCTGCGCGACATCCAACCTGGGACTACTTCTCTGCAGGCTGGTATTTTGTCCCCTTTTGCACCCACGATCGCCAACATTTCTTTGGTCGAATTGTGGCGGGAGAAATGCAGCCTTCACCTGCAGGGGAAATTGTCAACAAAATTTGGTGGGAAATTCCCCAACGCTTTGACCCAGTTTCATTGGATGCATTTGTTGCCATGCCCAACCATATCCATGGCATTATTGTGATTCACGAACAACCATGCCAACAACAACGCCGCCGGGCGGGATTACCCAACATCACAACCCGATGTTATCCGACCATTCCCTGGGCAAAATCATTCGGTGGTACAAAGGTCGGTGTACCTTTGAAATTCGATCGTCCGTTCCAGAATTTACCTGGCAACCCCATTTTTACGATCGCATCCTCAGGAGCGACAGTGAAATTGAACAGGTTCGGCAATACATTGCGAACAACCCGAAAAAATGGCAGCGGCACCTATAGACTGTGA